A part of Melittangium boletus DSM 14713 genomic DNA contains:
- a CDS encoding helix-turn-helix domain-containing protein: MSELGKRIGQRIRELRTQRPERWTQEELAERAQISVSFLSMIERGERVAHVETLAALANALSVSLGELFAGTEETPAQTEDLLRPLSDFARARGLTPRDVERLLGVARAMFNGSAA; this comes from the coding sequence GTGTCGGAACTCGGAAAACGTATCGGACAGCGCATTCGTGAACTTCGCACCCAGCGCCCGGAGCGCTGGACCCAAGAAGAACTCGCGGAGCGGGCTCAAATCAGTGTCTCCTTCCTCTCGATGATCGAGCGGGGCGAGCGCGTGGCCCATGTGGAAACCCTTGCCGCCCTGGCCAACGCCCTGAGCGTCAGCCTGGGCGAACTTTTCGCCGGGACGGAGGAGACTCCGGCGCAGACGGAAGATCTGCTGCGGCCGTTGTCGGACTTCGCCCGGGCGCGGGGCCTGACGCCTCGGGATGTGGAGCGCCTGCTGGGCGTGGCTCGCGCCATGTTCAACGGCTCCGCGGCCTGA
- a CDS encoding alpha/beta hydrolase encodes MRLPDWRAATPTGPHTPTVDEVDFRSLYQKTKYVVETADGWSLVITRYRPVKQPFAQPLFGEPLLLVHGFSQNRHAWTSGQFVKNLLFFGVDIHILELRGHGKSSIEFQKERAARFRRPLPPDLDYGWDIDSYFLYDLPAAVSGVKRITRRERIFYCGHSMGGMLGYGYAGIHDDFEGLITIGSAADLGRGAFMLRMLSMWAPAVGASIDMLLAGINLEKRLGHKGRQLLAKGASSLHAGLARWLEPEAAPAQHRFHVIPMNDWLKFAERLLARAERQPLFNYITTRVNRLSNPARASAQDVRWLLREGGEPEPRKVVEQFVRWICGGEMVCYRTGFDFKRGFSKISIPIAIIFGDMDPLASLESTRSVYHAAKSEYLLWRPVKGNSHLELTMGHDIRQICYDIKNLIEYARTHRTHNKPSLPRLR; translated from the coding sequence ATGCGCTTGCCGGATTGGAGAGCGGCGACTCCGACGGGTCCCCATACACCGACGGTCGACGAGGTCGACTTCCGGTCGCTCTACCAGAAGACGAAGTACGTCGTGGAAACCGCGGACGGCTGGTCGCTGGTCATCACCCGCTACCGCCCCGTCAAACAGCCTTTCGCCCAGCCCCTGTTCGGCGAGCCCCTGCTGTTGGTGCATGGCTTCTCCCAGAACCGGCATGCCTGGACGAGCGGGCAGTTCGTCAAGAACCTGCTGTTCTTCGGGGTGGACATCCACATCCTGGAGCTGCGCGGCCACGGCAAGAGCTCCATCGAGTTCCAGAAGGAGCGTGCCGCGCGCTTCCGCCGTCCCCTGCCGCCGGATCTGGACTACGGCTGGGACATCGACAGCTACTTCCTCTACGACCTGCCGGCGGCGGTGTCGGGGGTCAAGCGCATCACCCGGCGCGAGCGGATCTTCTACTGTGGCCACTCCATGGGCGGGATGCTCGGCTACGGCTACGCGGGCATCCACGACGACTTCGAGGGCCTCATCACCATTGGTTCCGCGGCGGACCTCGGCCGGGGCGCCTTCATGCTGCGGATGCTGTCGATGTGGGCGCCCGCGGTCGGCGCGAGCATCGACATGCTGCTCGCTGGCATCAACCTGGAGAAGCGCCTAGGGCACAAGGGGCGCCAGCTGCTGGCCAAGGGCGCGTCCTCGCTCCACGCGGGACTGGCCCGATGGCTGGAGCCCGAGGCCGCCCCCGCGCAGCACCGCTTCCACGTCATCCCCATGAATGACTGGCTGAAGTTCGCCGAGCGGCTGCTCGCCCGCGCGGAGAGACAGCCCCTCTTCAACTACATCACCACCCGCGTCAACCGGCTGAGCAATCCCGCCCGGGCGAGCGCCCAGGACGTGCGCTGGCTCCTGCGCGAGGGCGGTGAGCCCGAGCCCCGCAAGGTGGTGGAGCAGTTCGTGCGGTGGATTTGCGGCGGGGAGATGGTCTGCTACCGCACGGGGTTCGACTTCAAGCGCGGCTTCTCGAAGATCAGCATCCCCATCGCCATCATCTTCGGGGACATGGACCCCCTGGCCTCCCTGGAATCCACCCGGAGCGTGTACCACGCGGCCAAGAGCGAGTACCTGCTGTGGCGCCCGGTGAAGGGCAACAGCCACCTCGAGCTGACGATGGGGCACGACATCCGGCAGATCTGCTACGACATCAAGAACCTCATCGAGTACGCGCGCACCCACCGCACCCATAATAAGCCCTCGCTGCCCCGGCTGCGGTAG
- a CDS encoding DUF3618 domain-containing protein, giving the protein MAADSIKLRSAPRSPEQIREEIERTRAELSQSMSALREEVAWRTDWREWVLRRPLTCVGAAFFIGFVIGNSQRR; this is encoded by the coding sequence ATGGCCGCTGATTCCATCAAGCTCCGGTCCGCTCCGCGCTCGCCCGAGCAGATCCGCGAGGAGATCGAGCGCACGCGCGCCGAGCTGAGCCAGTCCATGAGCGCCCTGCGCGAGGAAGTGGCGTGGCGCACCGACTGGCGCGAGTGGGTGCTCCGCCGGCCCCTGACCTGCGTGGGCGCGGCTTTCTTCATCGGATTCGTCATCGGCAATAGCCAACGGCGCTGA
- a CDS encoding TetR/AcrR family transcriptional regulator: MSQRQSKSEEAGSRESERRHTILRAAIDVFARKGYHGCRIADVAREAGVAYGLVYHYFKNKDELLETVAATGWSGFVTRLRAVAEDETSSIEQKVHGIAEVAFEAYRVDPRAVKVLILEIARSPSGGHVVTRQQAFLDTIRMAADMFARAQAAGQLREELDPMLCASLLVGSIEMGLTAFVSGLMEDRSPEALERARTQISESFLRGVLPNAALQETSWKQDKTSSGTRPKAGKRA, from the coding sequence GTGAGTCAGCGGCAGAGCAAGTCGGAGGAGGCGGGGAGTCGGGAGAGTGAGCGCCGCCACACCATCCTGCGCGCGGCGATCGACGTCTTCGCGCGCAAGGGGTACCACGGCTGCCGCATCGCGGACGTGGCGCGCGAGGCGGGCGTGGCCTACGGGCTCGTCTACCACTACTTCAAGAACAAGGACGAGCTGCTGGAGACCGTCGCCGCGACGGGCTGGAGCGGCTTCGTCACGCGCCTGCGCGCGGTGGCCGAGGACGAGACGTCCTCCATCGAGCAGAAGGTGCACGGCATCGCCGAGGTGGCCTTCGAGGCCTACCGCGTGGACCCGCGAGCCGTGAAGGTGCTCATCCTGGAGATCGCCCGCAGTCCCTCGGGCGGCCATGTCGTCACCCGGCAGCAGGCCTTCCTCGACACCATCCGCATGGCCGCGGACATGTTCGCCCGCGCCCAGGCGGCCGGACAGTTGCGCGAGGAGCTGGATCCCATGCTCTGCGCGTCCCTGCTCGTCGGCTCCATCGAAATGGGGCTCACCGCCTTCGTGTCGGGGCTGATGGAGGATCGCAGTCCCGAGGCGCTGGAGCGGGCCCGCACGCAGATCTCCGAATCCTTCCTTCGCGGTGTCCTGCCGAACGCCGCCCTCCAGGAGACGTCCTGGAAGCAGGACAAGACGTCGTCCGGGACCCGCCCGAAGGCGGGCAAGCGCGCCTGA
- a CDS encoding phage holin family protein — protein sequence MRVTTGEQMGVGSEQTERGLATLVGRLTEGLTKLVTQHLTLARAEMMEDARLMGADLALIALFVPFVLVGYGFVCAGLAVALARWLGLAGALALVGGLNLVGGVVGVKRAAERLKAHQVMDDTKSELNRSVTALSQEVPHGR from the coding sequence ATGAGAGTGACGACCGGGGAGCAGATGGGAGTGGGTAGCGAGCAGACGGAGCGTGGACTGGCCACGCTGGTCGGGCGGTTGACCGAGGGCCTCACCAAGCTGGTGACGCAGCACCTGACGTTGGCGCGCGCGGAGATGATGGAGGACGCGCGATTGATGGGCGCGGACCTGGCGCTCATCGCCCTCTTCGTGCCGTTCGTCCTGGTGGGCTACGGCTTCGTGTGCGCCGGGCTGGCCGTGGCGCTGGCGCGTTGGCTGGGCCTCGCGGGCGCGCTCGCCCTGGTCGGGGGACTCAACCTCGTGGGCGGCGTCGTGGGCGTCAAACGGGCCGCCGAGCGGCTCAAGGCACACCAGGTCATGGACGACACCAAAAGTGAACTCAACCGCAGCGTGACGGCGCTCTCCCAGGAGGTGCCTCATGGCCGCTGA
- a CDS encoding endonuclease/exonuclease/phosphatase family protein encodes MELTLVSYNIHSGIGTDGFFDLERVGEVLRDIDADIIALQEVGDYRGVTPREDQPEHLAAMLGLHMAFGPNVVREGRRYGNAILSRLPIRQSHNYDLSVGRREPRGALRCDLDIGGGRLLHVFCLHLGLGIRERRRQESLLLSSDILRDSVQREPVVVCGDFNYLGPGAVRGLARQAIHDVALELDVSVRTYPSRYPLLRLDRVYVDTGIKPLSIRAHQTDLSELASDHLPLVMRFRTQLETQASSAAPVQLIG; translated from the coding sequence GTGGAGCTGACGCTCGTCTCCTACAACATCCACAGTGGCATCGGGACGGATGGTTTCTTCGACCTGGAGCGGGTGGGCGAGGTGCTGCGGGACATCGACGCGGACATCATCGCCCTCCAGGAAGTCGGGGACTACCGGGGCGTGACGCCTCGGGAGGACCAGCCCGAGCATCTGGCGGCGATGCTGGGCCTGCACATGGCCTTCGGTCCCAACGTGGTGCGGGAGGGCCGACGCTATGGCAACGCCATCCTGTCCCGATTGCCCATCCGGCAGTCCCACAACTACGACCTGAGCGTGGGCCGCCGCGAGCCTCGGGGCGCCTTGCGTTGCGATCTGGACATCGGGGGCGGCAGGCTCCTGCACGTCTTCTGTCTGCACCTGGGCCTGGGGATCCGCGAGCGCCGCCGGCAGGAATCGCTGCTGCTGTCCTCGGACATCCTCCGCGACTCGGTTCAACGGGAGCCGGTCGTGGTCTGCGGGGATTTCAACTACCTGGGACCCGGTGCGGTGCGCGGGCTCGCGCGCCAGGCCATCCACGACGTGGCCCTGGAGCTCGACGTGAGCGTGCGCACCTACCCCTCCCGCTACCCGCTGTTGCGCCTGGATCGCGTCTACGTGGACACGGGCATCAAGCCGTTGTCCATCCGGGCCCACCAGACGGACCTGTCCGAGCTGGCGTCGGATCACCTGCCCCTGGTGATGCGCTTCAGGACGCAACTGGAAACGCAAGCCTCCAGTGCCGCTCCCGTGCAGCTCATCGGTTAG
- a CDS encoding LPS-assembly protein LptD, translating into MSLLMPVAAVLLVSAQLPPYTPLQLPTGQAVELSADHVLYDPEQRVLTAHGHTRLSSGTALLRADEVVYDQANETAVAKGNVMLVSGQMAAVADEVTVDLKSSEASAKGGLFMQKRGVTPEQLRAAQTPQELRDLGETPVLLSGSRIKRIGDDSFQVEGIALAPCLCEDGPPSWRVEASQGSVVLGERASLTLPVVYVHDVPVFALPWLYLPLAERRSGLLIPKPTTSSLNGFSLEQPIFLTLGRSYDLTFSPGFYLGASEQEVNRTLAGETITREEPRTTGIRGPRLLTEFRYMPSVGTEGRATLGLLYDLQPVRNPVTGGFYLDEAGELIRARRGIRGEASLQHRQDLGGGWYDRIDAFAVSDGFYTRDVTADIVARENQYLRSSGVLYRRSEDQWVGLEVGLRQDIRWGYSLLGEHSPPTGAVSSPIPAAPRTFQKLPAISWVLAERPLFDSRFIGGARVEFSRLSPLFSSFGDEGLDGRFEPGADSVTDPAQGNGLFDGADREARSRIDVNPRVSTSFALGPWARLSPALSLRQDFYLGEVSGRTAQRGYPLLDLVVDSRLSRTFDIAGVSFQHSLEPSVSLRYVPLVWGDLPSPGAAPELPGQPYDEIDSALPITAPGVARRFLHAVVELNQTLRFRKENTRRELLRLTVGQGFDLSRHAPTFGQGSVLESDPVTRDTFGRLSAQLGSISGGGTLRYDPNSNQIAQLSADFRVDVPNGDIYARYDDLVGVGSDRLRRSLDGLVGSARQSPQRAQFLTAGTEAKLGFGLGLRYEVIVQPQSRSESPLSQQWIGVSYAPACNCWRVEGIARLQRGRAIPDFGLNLTVAGVGTFGTGG; encoded by the coding sequence ATGAGCTTGCTGATGCCGGTGGCGGCCGTGTTGCTCGTCTCGGCACAGCTGCCCCCGTACACCCCCTTGCAACTGCCCACGGGTCAGGCCGTGGAGCTGTCCGCCGACCACGTCCTGTACGATCCGGAGCAGCGGGTGCTCACCGCGCATGGGCACACCCGGCTGAGTTCGGGCACGGCGCTGCTGCGCGCCGACGAGGTCGTCTACGACCAGGCGAACGAGACGGCCGTGGCCAAGGGCAACGTCATGCTCGTCAGCGGCCAGATGGCCGCCGTGGCGGACGAGGTGACGGTCGATCTCAAGTCCTCCGAGGCCAGCGCCAAGGGGGGTCTCTTCATGCAGAAGCGCGGCGTCACCCCCGAGCAGCTTCGCGCCGCCCAGACGCCCCAGGAATTGCGCGACCTGGGCGAGACGCCCGTGCTGCTGAGCGGCTCGCGCATCAAGCGCATCGGGGACGATTCTTTCCAGGTGGAGGGGATCGCGCTCGCTCCGTGTCTGTGTGAGGACGGTCCACCCTCCTGGCGCGTGGAAGCCAGCCAGGGCAGCGTGGTGCTGGGTGAGCGCGCCTCGCTCACCTTGCCCGTGGTGTATGTGCACGATGTGCCGGTGTTCGCGCTGCCCTGGCTCTACCTGCCCCTGGCCGAGCGGCGCTCGGGCCTGCTCATCCCCAAGCCCACCACGAGCAGCCTCAACGGCTTCTCGCTGGAGCAGCCGATCTTCCTCACGCTCGGGCGCAGCTACGATCTGACCTTCTCCCCGGGTTTCTACCTGGGAGCCTCCGAGCAGGAAGTCAACCGCACCCTCGCCGGGGAAACCATCACCCGCGAGGAACCTCGGACGACGGGGATCCGCGGGCCGCGGTTGCTCACCGAGTTCCGCTACATGCCCTCCGTGGGCACCGAGGGCCGGGCCACGCTCGGCCTGCTCTATGACCTGCAACCCGTGCGCAACCCGGTGACGGGTGGCTTCTACCTGGACGAGGCCGGCGAGCTCATCCGCGCGCGGCGGGGCATCCGGGGCGAGGCCTCGCTCCAACACCGCCAGGACCTGGGTGGTGGCTGGTACGACCGCATCGATGCCTTCGCCGTCTCCGACGGCTTCTACACGCGCGACGTCACCGCCGACATCGTGGCGCGCGAGAACCAGTACCTGCGCAGCTCGGGCGTGCTCTACCGCCGGAGCGAGGATCAATGGGTGGGCCTGGAAGTGGGCCTGCGTCAGGACATCCGCTGGGGCTACTCGCTGCTCGGGGAGCACTCGCCACCCACCGGGGCCGTCTCCAGTCCCATCCCCGCCGCGCCTCGCACCTTCCAGAAACTGCCCGCGATCAGCTGGGTGCTGGCCGAGCGGCCCCTGTTCGACAGCCGGTTCATCGGTGGGGCCCGGGTGGAGTTCTCCCGCCTGTCTCCGCTGTTCTCCTCGTTCGGCGACGAGGGCTTGGATGGCCGCTTCGAGCCCGGTGCCGATAGCGTCACGGATCCAGCCCAGGGCAACGGCCTCTTCGATGGCGCGGACCGGGAGGCCAGAAGCCGCATCGATGTGAATCCCCGCGTGTCCACGTCCTTCGCCCTGGGTCCCTGGGCGCGGCTGTCTCCGGCGCTCTCGCTGCGCCAGGACTTCTATCTCGGCGAGGTCTCGGGCCGCACCGCCCAGCGCGGCTACCCCCTCCTGGACCTGGTGGTGGACTCGCGGCTGTCGCGCACCTTCGACATCGCGGGCGTCTCCTTCCAGCACTCCCTGGAGCCGTCCGTGTCGCTGCGCTACGTGCCCCTCGTGTGGGGAGACCTGCCCTCGCCGGGCGCCGCGCCGGAACTCCCGGGCCAGCCCTATGACGAGATCGACTCCGCCCTGCCCATCACCGCGCCGGGAGTGGCTCGCCGCTTCCTGCACGCCGTGGTGGAGTTGAATCAGACGCTCCGCTTCCGGAAGGAGAACACCCGGCGAGAGCTCCTCCGGTTGACGGTGGGGCAGGGGTTCGACCTGTCACGACATGCCCCTACGTTTGGTCAGGGGTCGGTCCTGGAGTCGGATCCCGTGACACGTGACACCTTTGGCAGACTCTCCGCCCAACTGGGTTCGATCAGCGGGGGCGGCACGCTGCGCTACGACCCGAATTCCAATCAAATCGCCCAGTTGAGCGCGGATTTCCGCGTGGATGTGCCCAATGGCGACATCTATGCCCGTTATGACGATCTGGTAGGCGTGGGGTCGGATCGCCTGCGCCGGAGCCTGGATGGCCTGGTGGGGAGTGCTCGGCAGAGCCCCCAGCGGGCACAGTTCCTGACGGCCGGGACCGAAGCAAAACTCGGCTTTGGACTCGGTTTGAGGTACGAGGTCATCGTCCAACCGCAGTCTCGTAGCGAGTCTCCTCTCAGTCAGCAGTGGATTGGAGTATCATACGCTCCGGCTTGTAACTGTTGGCGCGTCGAGGGGATCGCTCGGTTGCAAAGGGGACGAGCGATTCCAGACTTCGGCCTCAACTTGACGGTAGCCGGAGTTGGAACGTTTGGAACCGGGGGTTAG
- a CDS encoding M23 family metallopeptidase: MPRLLPRLLSLLLFALALPSRSAEAPPRLVLQPSRARPGDPVLVTARGFQSAPTGTLGERPLRFYASGDGFQALTGLPVEQMPGSLPVKVVGPTAGSVAPVEVRAQMDVVEPGWRVRTLQVANKYVKPPPEVQARMEEDQAAFTAAFSQPFADPLFAENFSLPRKARVTAPYGDLRTFNGQKQSQHFGTDLDGKKGTPVYAANAGTVVMTRDNYAAGNTVLVHHGAGLYTSYFHLSATSVKSGQRVKRGQLLGKVGGTGRVTGPHLHWGAKVEGLWVDPQTLLAIDFTPGGAPSAGAAK; this comes from the coding sequence GTGCCCCGTCTCCTTCCCCGGCTCCTGTCCCTTCTGCTGTTCGCCCTCGCCCTTCCCTCCCGCTCCGCCGAGGCGCCACCTCGATTGGTGCTCCAGCCCTCCCGGGCCCGGCCCGGGGATCCGGTCCTCGTCACGGCGCGAGGATTCCAGAGCGCCCCCACCGGAACGTTGGGAGAGCGGCCCTTGCGCTTCTACGCCTCGGGTGACGGCTTCCAGGCCCTGACCGGGCTTCCCGTGGAACAAATGCCCGGGTCGCTTCCGGTGAAGGTGGTGGGGCCCACGGCGGGAAGCGTGGCGCCCGTGGAGGTCCGGGCTCAGATGGACGTGGTGGAGCCCGGCTGGCGCGTGCGCACCCTGCAGGTGGCCAACAAGTACGTGAAGCCGCCTCCCGAGGTGCAGGCCCGCATGGAGGAGGATCAAGCCGCCTTCACCGCCGCCTTCTCGCAACCCTTCGCCGACCCCCTCTTCGCCGAGAACTTCTCCTTGCCCCGCAAGGCGCGGGTCACCGCCCCCTATGGGGATCTGCGCACCTTCAATGGCCAGAAGCAGAGCCAGCACTTCGGCACCGACCTGGACGGAAAGAAGGGCACGCCCGTGTACGCCGCCAACGCGGGCACGGTGGTGATGACGCGCGACAACTACGCCGCGGGCAACACGGTGCTCGTGCACCACGGAGCGGGCCTCTACACGTCCTACTTCCACCTGTCCGCCACCTCGGTGAAGTCCGGCCAGCGCGTCAAACGCGGTCAGCTCCTGGGCAAGGTGGGTGGCACGGGCCGGGTCACCGGCCCCCATCTGCACTGGGGCGCGAAGGTGGAGGGCCTGTGGGTGGATCCGCAGACGCTGCTCGCCATCGACTTCACCCCGGGCGGGGCCCCCTCCGCGGGCGCCGCGAAGTAG
- a CDS encoding YtxH domain-containing protein, which translates to MLSLKDLKNTAQDLRDLDKDDLLELLGLETRRSSADALLPVLGAFSVGLLLGAGVGLLLAPKPGAELRGDLRTRLKDGQEALTKAADQARAEISNRTS; encoded by the coding sequence ATGCTCAGCCTCAAGGACTTGAAGAACACCGCCCAGGACCTCCGGGACCTGGACAAGGATGACCTGCTCGAGCTGCTCGGCCTGGAGACGCGCCGGAGCTCCGCGGACGCGCTGCTGCCCGTGTTGGGCGCCTTCTCCGTCGGCTTGCTGCTGGGCGCGGGCGTCGGTCTGCTGCTGGCGCCCAAGCCGGGAGCGGAGCTGCGCGGGGATCTGCGCACCCGCCTCAAGGATGGCCAGGAGGCCCTGACCAAGGCCGCCGATCAGGCGCGCGCGGAGATCTCCAACCGCACCAGCTGA
- a CDS encoding AMIN domain-containing protein, with protein MRSFIEKSSLKVLVLALLSCVLGPARALAQEAGNLNSITSVNVRGGTVEIVGTKKPNFTTFSLTDPPRLVIDIAEATFSGVKEDIPVGNGTITAIRTAGYGSDDSSIARVLIGYAREVETDIQARGNTLVVSVAGGGGAVVAAAPTGTTPTPTTTPGTTPAQAPQATGAEPQEERAVAQAAQAAQEERKRQDAAAAQAAQAAQEERKRQEAAAAQAAKATADAEAEARRQAEARAEADRKAQEDAKRVAAQQAEQQRLQSERAAQAEKQRQQEEARAAAEQKNRQAAEEKARRDAEAQAAAEARQRQQAEARAAAEQKRREEAQARREEAQAAAEEKQRLREEARQARVAQAEQGSRAAVSSRRKMLTLVGFKQEAESSRIFIRTDEPVRYSVSKGERMVVLELENTRVDVNNTRMLDTSFFDTVVNRVEAEPGPSQTVRVAIRLKQQVPYQTHQQGNELSIEFPRPARR; from the coding sequence ATGCGTTCGTTCATCGAGAAGTCGTCCCTGAAGGTCCTCGTCCTCGCGCTGCTCTCGTGCGTGCTGGGCCCTGCCCGGGCGCTGGCTCAGGAAGCGGGCAACCTCAACTCCATCACGAGCGTGAACGTGAGGGGAGGGACGGTGGAGATCGTCGGGACGAAGAAGCCCAACTTCACCACCTTCAGCCTGACGGATCCGCCCCGTTTGGTCATCGACATCGCCGAGGCCACCTTCTCCGGAGTGAAGGAGGACATCCCGGTGGGCAATGGCACCATCACCGCCATCCGGACAGCGGGCTATGGCTCGGATGACTCGTCCATCGCCCGGGTGCTCATCGGCTACGCACGCGAGGTGGAGACCGATATCCAGGCCCGTGGCAACACCCTGGTGGTGAGCGTGGCCGGAGGTGGAGGCGCGGTCGTGGCGGCGGCTCCCACGGGCACGACTCCCACTCCCACCACCACGCCCGGGACGACCCCAGCGCAGGCTCCCCAGGCTACGGGGGCCGAGCCGCAGGAGGAGCGCGCCGTGGCCCAGGCGGCGCAGGCGGCCCAGGAGGAGCGCAAGCGTCAGGACGCGGCGGCGGCCCAGGCGGCGCAAGCGGCCCAGGAGGAGCGCAAGCGTCAAGAAGCGGCGGCGGCCCAGGCGGCCAAGGCCACGGCCGATGCGGAGGCCGAGGCCCGGCGGCAGGCCGAGGCGCGTGCCGAAGCCGATCGCAAGGCGCAGGAGGACGCCAAGCGGGTGGCGGCCCAGCAGGCCGAGCAGCAGCGCCTCCAGTCGGAGCGCGCGGCCCAGGCCGAGAAGCAGCGGCAGCAGGAGGAGGCGCGGGCGGCGGCCGAGCAGAAGAACCGCCAGGCCGCGGAGGAGAAGGCTCGTCGTGACGCGGAGGCCCAGGCCGCGGCCGAGGCCAGGCAGCGTCAGCAGGCGGAGGCGCGGGCGGCGGCCGAGCAGAAGCGGCGCGAGGAGGCCCAAGCCCGGCGTGAGGAGGCACAGGCGGCGGCCGAGGAGAAGCAGCGGTTGAGGGAGGAGGCGCGTCAGGCCCGCGTCGCCCAGGCGGAGCAGGGCTCGAGGGCCGCCGTGTCCTCGCGCCGCAAGATGTTGACGCTGGTGGGCTTCAAGCAGGAGGCGGAGTCCTCGCGCATCTTCATCCGCACCGACGAGCCCGTGCGCTACTCGGTTTCGAAGGGGGAGCGGATGGTGGTGTTGGAGTTGGAGAACACCCGCGTGGATGTGAACAACACCCGCATGCTGGACACCTCCTTCTTCGACACGGTGGTGAACAGGGTGGAGGCGGAGCCGGGCCCCTCGCAGACGGTGCGCGTGGCCATCCGGCTCAAGCAGCAGGTGCCGTACCAGACGCACCAGCAGGGCAACGAGCTGTCGATCGAGTTCCCGCGCCCCGCCCGTCGTTGA
- a CDS encoding Ig-like domain-containing protein: MRLGLAVCVAITSGVLAACGSPLPATLEFVDVSPAQPRLGEITTLRFRAIDSRGQPQPGVTMTFEAQGPVTDVELNPPEATTDATTGIASTQVVAKGGRVSSVVVVARVGDKAATSPAVTFAGSNSTARQFTFQCGPISGPGSGGVHAIGAYDDTRHLIAGVKLNCTAHVADRNGDGIAGAQVSFLTEAGTIGPSSVSVTDVVGNAQVLYKTSLPLPEDVEPGTFSWNPTNDATHTGEYLAPLWMHPFEWSEDPIANFGKVGTLVEPRRLDPVRQVLKDGKLVTPTNNPRDNLVSMIAITTGEEAFDDLNNNGVYDQNEPFIDLTEPFVDNNDNGTWDNGERYVDANGNGRWDGKNGKFDPVGLIWVQERILWTSWPHARDADAALSKRVILQVNPLDNVQQTIDKYGALPVSFLVSDPWFNSLARNADDDGCTSGTVGPVTVEKLGTGKAFTYPAYSYMRYVIKDIRDPNNDPPPPDYPANTVKWEVNALCSFTASPEAGHKAIVTAPRVFGIFLK, encoded by the coding sequence ATGCGTCTGGGTCTCGCCGTATGTGTGGCGATCACGAGCGGAGTGCTCGCGGCTTGCGGCTCCCCGCTTCCGGCCACCTTGGAGTTCGTGGATGTGTCGCCGGCCCAGCCTCGGCTGGGGGAGATCACCACGCTGCGCTTTCGCGCCATTGATTCCCGGGGGCAGCCGCAACCGGGCGTCACCATGACTTTCGAGGCCCAGGGCCCCGTCACCGACGTGGAGCTCAACCCCCCGGAGGCCACGACCGATGCGACCACGGGCATCGCCTCCACGCAGGTGGTGGCCAAGGGCGGCCGTGTGTCCTCCGTGGTGGTGGTTGCCCGCGTGGGCGACAAGGCGGCCACCAGCCCCGCGGTCACCTTCGCGGGTTCCAACTCCACCGCCCGCCAGTTCACCTTCCAGTGCGGTCCCATCTCCGGACCGGGCTCGGGTGGCGTGCACGCCATTGGCGCCTATGACGACACGCGCCACCTCATCGCGGGCGTGAAGCTCAACTGCACCGCCCACGTGGCGGATCGCAACGGCGACGGTATCGCCGGCGCCCAGGTGTCCTTCCTCACCGAGGCGGGCACCATCGGTCCCAGCTCCGTGTCCGTCACGGACGTGGTGGGCAACGCCCAGGTGCTCTACAAGACCTCGCTGCCGCTGCCCGAGGACGTGGAGCCGGGCACGTTCTCCTGGAACCCCACCAACGACGCGACCCACACCGGTGAGTACCTCGCGCCCCTGTGGATGCACCCGTTCGAGTGGTCCGAGGATCCCATCGCCAACTTCGGCAAGGTCGGCACGTTGGTGGAGCCCCGCCGGCTGGATCCCGTCCGTCAGGTGCTCAAGGACGGCAAGCTCGTCACCCCCACGAACAACCCGCGCGACAACCTGGTCAGCATGATCGCCATCACCACGGGCGAGGAGGCGTTCGACGACCTCAACAACAACGGCGTCTACGATCAGAACGAGCCCTTCATCGACCTGACCGAGCCCTTCGTGGACAACAACGACAACGGCACGTGGGACAACGGCGAGCGCTATGTCGACGCCAACGGCAACGGCAGGTGGGACGGCAAGAACGGCAAGTTCGATCCCGTCGGCCTCATCTGGGTCCAGGAGCGCATCCTGTGGACGAGCTGGCCCCACGCGCGTGACGCGGACGCCGCCCTGTCCAAGCGCGTCATCCTCCAGGTCAATCCTCTCGACAACGTTCAGCAGACGATCGACAAGTATGGTGCGCTGCCCGTGTCGTTCCTCGTGTCCGACCCCTGGTTCAACAGCCTCGCGCGCAACGCGGATGATGATGGGTGCACGTCGGGTACCGTGGGTCCCGTCACCGTGGAGAAGCTCGGGACGGGCAAGGCCTTCACCTATCCGGCCTATTCGTACATGCGCTACGTCATCAAGGACATCCGCGACCCGAACAATGATCCGCCGCCTCCGGACTACCCGGCCAACACGGTCAAGTGGGAGGTGAACGCGCTCTGCTCCTTCACGGCGTCTCCCGAGGCCGGACACAAGGCCATCGTCACCGCGCCGCGCGTGTTCGGTATCTTCCTCAAGTAA